A region of Coccinella septempunctata chromosome 5, icCocSept1.1, whole genome shotgun sequence DNA encodes the following proteins:
- the LOC123312960 gene encoding leupaxin-like isoform X3 — translation MARNLKNYALLADLQSTIPGSGSLNSSRTSKQSPVGSPASRNESVYSTVSYEKSRALSDSKSPSLGQSTNNYYSPPEPPRKPGAYNNNLMELDNLLQDLSSSRYANLSDHGLNGSQNASFNGSGARSPHSRPSSAQSISNRPTVDSLLDSLDSGEVIYTGPQKVTITVKETKTETGFPGETELISSEVSTSKTPAASKATKELEELMASLSTSKGKQPIASPPEKIYPSKATQSQTSPAPKQNLDHMLGNLQADMSRQGVNTSQKGCCSACDKPIVGQVITALGKTWHPEHFTCNHCSQELGTRNFFEREGKPYCEIDYHNLFSPRCAYCNGPILDKCVTALEKTWHMEHFFCAQCGKQFGEDGFHEREGKPYCREDYFDMFAPKCGACNRPIMDNYISALNSQWHPDCFVCRDCRQPFIGGSFFDHEGQPYCETHYHLKRGSLCAGCHKPISGRCITAMFRKFHPEHFVCAFCLKQLNKGTFKEHTDRPYCHACFDKLFG, via the exons ATGGCCAGGAACCTGAAAAATT ACGCATTGTTGGCTGACCTACAAAGCACCATCCCAGGGTCAGGTTCCCTCAATTCCTCCAGGACTTCAAAACAATCCCCAGTAGGAAGTCCAGCGTCCAGAAATGAGAGCGTTTATTCGACG GTTTCCTATGAGAAATCCAGGGCGTTATCCGACTCCAAGAGTCCGTCCCTTGGACAGTCCACCAACAACTACTACTCGCCGCCTGAACCTCCAAGAAAACCAGGTGCATACAACAACAACCTCATGGAACTGGACAACTTGCTCCAAGATCTCAGCAGTTCGAGATACGCTAACCTCTCTG ACCACGGGTTGAACGGGTCGCAAAACGCTTCTTTTAATGGATCTGGAGCTAGGAGCCCACATTCTAGACCTTCTAGTGCCCAAAGCATCTCCAATCGGCCCACAGTAGACAGCCTGCTGGACAGCTTAGATTCGGG TGAAGTTATTTACACCGGCCCCCAGAAAGTAACGATCACGGTGAAAGAAACAAAGACAGAGACTGGATTCCCCGGGGAAACCGAACTTATTTCTTCCGAAGTATCTACTTCGAAAACACCTGCTGCTTCCAAGGCTACTAAGGAGCTGGAAGAACTGATGGCTAGTCTATCTACGAGCAAG GGCAAGCAGCCAATCGCCAGTCCACCTGAGAAGATCTACCCTTCCAAAGCGACCCAGTCACAGACCTCCCCAGCCCCCAAGCAGAACCTCGATCATATGCTTGGTAACCTACAGGCCGATATGAGTCGCCAAGGGGTCAACACGAGCCAGAAGGGATGCTGCAGCGCCTGCGATAAGCCCATAGTGGGCCAGGTCATCACCGCCCTTGGGAAAACGTGGCATCCAGAGCACTTCACTTGCAACCACTGCTCCCAGGAGTTGGGCACCAGGAATTTCTTCGAACGCGAGGGAAAACCGTACTGCGAGATCGACTACCACAACCTGTTCAGCCCGAGATGCGCCTACTGCAACGGTCCCATTCTGGAT AAATGCGTGACGGCTTTGGAGAAGACCTGGCATATGGAACACTTCTTCTGCGCCCAATGCGGCAAACAGTTTGGGGAAGATGGTTTTCATGAAAGGGAGGGTAAACCCTATTGCCGTGAGGATTATTTCGACATGTTCGCCCCTAAATGCGGCGCTTGTAATCGCCCGATCATGGATAATTACATTTCAGCTCTGAACAGTCAATGGCATCCGGATTGTTTCGTTTGTAGG GATTGCCGCCAGCCCTTCATAGGGGGCTCTTTCTTCGACCACGAGGGACAACCGTACTGCGAGACCCACTATCACCTGAAGCGCGGTTCTTTATGCGCCGGCTGCCATAAGCCGATTTCAGGCCGTTGCATCACGGCCATGTTCAGGAAGTTCCATCCAGAACATTTTGTATGTGCGTTTTGTTTGAAACAGTTGAACAAAGGCACATTCAAAGAGCACACCGATAGGCCCTATTGCCACGCTTGCTTCGACAAGTTGTTCGGTTGA
- the LOC123312960 gene encoding leupaxin-like isoform X4 produces MDDLDALLADLQSTIPGSGSLNSSRTSKQSPVGSPASRNESVYSTVSYEKSRALSDSKSPSLGQSTNNYYSPPEPPRKPGAYNNNLMELDNLLQDLSSSRYANLSDHGLNGSQNASFNGSGARSPHSRPSSAQSISNRPTVDSLLDSLDSGEVIYTGPQKVTITVKETKTETGFPGETELISSEVSTSKTPAASKATKELEELMASLSTSKGKQPIASPPEKIYPSKATQSQTSPAPKQNLDHMLGNLQADMSRQGVNTSQKGCCSACDKPIVGQVITALGKTWHPEHFTCNHCSQELGTRNFFEREGKPYCEIDYHNLFSPRCAYCNGPILDKCVTALEKTWHMEHFFCAQCGKQFGEDGFHEREGKPYCREDYFDMFAPKCGACNRPIMDNYISALNSQWHPDCFVCRDCRQPFIGGSFFDHEGQPYCETHYHLKRGSLCAGCHKPISGRCITAMFRKFHPEHFVCAFCLKQLNKGTFKEHTDRPYCHACFDKLFG; encoded by the exons ATGGATGATTTAG ACGCATTGTTGGCTGACCTACAAAGCACCATCCCAGGGTCAGGTTCCCTCAATTCCTCCAGGACTTCAAAACAATCCCCAGTAGGAAGTCCAGCGTCCAGAAATGAGAGCGTTTATTCGACG GTTTCCTATGAGAAATCCAGGGCGTTATCCGACTCCAAGAGTCCGTCCCTTGGACAGTCCACCAACAACTACTACTCGCCGCCTGAACCTCCAAGAAAACCAGGTGCATACAACAACAACCTCATGGAACTGGACAACTTGCTCCAAGATCTCAGCAGTTCGAGATACGCTAACCTCTCTG ACCACGGGTTGAACGGGTCGCAAAACGCTTCTTTTAATGGATCTGGAGCTAGGAGCCCACATTCTAGACCTTCTAGTGCCCAAAGCATCTCCAATCGGCCCACAGTAGACAGCCTGCTGGACAGCTTAGATTCGGG TGAAGTTATTTACACCGGCCCCCAGAAAGTAACGATCACGGTGAAAGAAACAAAGACAGAGACTGGATTCCCCGGGGAAACCGAACTTATTTCTTCCGAAGTATCTACTTCGAAAACACCTGCTGCTTCCAAGGCTACTAAGGAGCTGGAAGAACTGATGGCTAGTCTATCTACGAGCAAG GGCAAGCAGCCAATCGCCAGTCCACCTGAGAAGATCTACCCTTCCAAAGCGACCCAGTCACAGACCTCCCCAGCCCCCAAGCAGAACCTCGATCATATGCTTGGTAACCTACAGGCCGATATGAGTCGCCAAGGGGTCAACACGAGCCAGAAGGGATGCTGCAGCGCCTGCGATAAGCCCATAGTGGGCCAGGTCATCACCGCCCTTGGGAAAACGTGGCATCCAGAGCACTTCACTTGCAACCACTGCTCCCAGGAGTTGGGCACCAGGAATTTCTTCGAACGCGAGGGAAAACCGTACTGCGAGATCGACTACCACAACCTGTTCAGCCCGAGATGCGCCTACTGCAACGGTCCCATTCTGGAT AAATGCGTGACGGCTTTGGAGAAGACCTGGCATATGGAACACTTCTTCTGCGCCCAATGCGGCAAACAGTTTGGGGAAGATGGTTTTCATGAAAGGGAGGGTAAACCCTATTGCCGTGAGGATTATTTCGACATGTTCGCCCCTAAATGCGGCGCTTGTAATCGCCCGATCATGGATAATTACATTTCAGCTCTGAACAGTCAATGGCATCCGGATTGTTTCGTTTGTAGG GATTGCCGCCAGCCCTTCATAGGGGGCTCTTTCTTCGACCACGAGGGACAACCGTACTGCGAGACCCACTATCACCTGAAGCGCGGTTCTTTATGCGCCGGCTGCCATAAGCCGATTTCAGGCCGTTGCATCACGGCCATGTTCAGGAAGTTCCATCCAGAACATTTTGTATGTGCGTTTTGTTTGAAACAGTTGAACAAAGGCACATTCAAAGAGCACACCGATAGGCCCTATTGCCACGCTTGCTTCGACAAGTTGTTCGGTTGA
- the LOC123312960 gene encoding leupaxin-like isoform X1, which translates to MSSSLRRRTPSPKTVTFDPSLPADMDRRSRRNFRSLNEWEKYLNALLADLQSTIPGSGSLNSSRTSKQSPVGSPASRNESVYSTVSYEKSRALSDSKSPSLGQSTNNYYSPPEPPRKPGAYNNNLMELDNLLQDLSSSRYANLSDHGLNGSQNASFNGSGARSPHSRPSSAQSISNRPTVDSLLDSLDSGEVIYTGPQKVTITVKETKTETGFPGETELISSEVSTSKTPAASKATKELEELMASLSTSKGKQPIASPPEKIYPSKATQSQTSPAPKQNLDHMLGNLQADMSRQGVNTSQKGCCSACDKPIVGQVITALGKTWHPEHFTCNHCSQELGTRNFFEREGKPYCEIDYHNLFSPRCAYCNGPILDKCVTALEKTWHMEHFFCAQCGKQFGEDGFHEREGKPYCREDYFDMFAPKCGACNRPIMDNYISALNSQWHPDCFVCRDCRQPFIGGSFFDHEGQPYCETHYHLKRGSLCAGCHKPISGRCITAMFRKFHPEHFVCAFCLKQLNKGTFKEHTDRPYCHACFDKLFG; encoded by the exons ATGAGTTCTAGTTTACGCAGGCGCACCCCCAGCCCTAAAACCGTCACTTTCGATCCCTCCCTGCCGGCAGATATGGACCGTCGATCCAGGAGGAATTTCAGGAGTCTGAACGAATGGGAAAAGTACTTGA ACGCATTGTTGGCTGACCTACAAAGCACCATCCCAGGGTCAGGTTCCCTCAATTCCTCCAGGACTTCAAAACAATCCCCAGTAGGAAGTCCAGCGTCCAGAAATGAGAGCGTTTATTCGACG GTTTCCTATGAGAAATCCAGGGCGTTATCCGACTCCAAGAGTCCGTCCCTTGGACAGTCCACCAACAACTACTACTCGCCGCCTGAACCTCCAAGAAAACCAGGTGCATACAACAACAACCTCATGGAACTGGACAACTTGCTCCAAGATCTCAGCAGTTCGAGATACGCTAACCTCTCTG ACCACGGGTTGAACGGGTCGCAAAACGCTTCTTTTAATGGATCTGGAGCTAGGAGCCCACATTCTAGACCTTCTAGTGCCCAAAGCATCTCCAATCGGCCCACAGTAGACAGCCTGCTGGACAGCTTAGATTCGGG TGAAGTTATTTACACCGGCCCCCAGAAAGTAACGATCACGGTGAAAGAAACAAAGACAGAGACTGGATTCCCCGGGGAAACCGAACTTATTTCTTCCGAAGTATCTACTTCGAAAACACCTGCTGCTTCCAAGGCTACTAAGGAGCTGGAAGAACTGATGGCTAGTCTATCTACGAGCAAG GGCAAGCAGCCAATCGCCAGTCCACCTGAGAAGATCTACCCTTCCAAAGCGACCCAGTCACAGACCTCCCCAGCCCCCAAGCAGAACCTCGATCATATGCTTGGTAACCTACAGGCCGATATGAGTCGCCAAGGGGTCAACACGAGCCAGAAGGGATGCTGCAGCGCCTGCGATAAGCCCATAGTGGGCCAGGTCATCACCGCCCTTGGGAAAACGTGGCATCCAGAGCACTTCACTTGCAACCACTGCTCCCAGGAGTTGGGCACCAGGAATTTCTTCGAACGCGAGGGAAAACCGTACTGCGAGATCGACTACCACAACCTGTTCAGCCCGAGATGCGCCTACTGCAACGGTCCCATTCTGGAT AAATGCGTGACGGCTTTGGAGAAGACCTGGCATATGGAACACTTCTTCTGCGCCCAATGCGGCAAACAGTTTGGGGAAGATGGTTTTCATGAAAGGGAGGGTAAACCCTATTGCCGTGAGGATTATTTCGACATGTTCGCCCCTAAATGCGGCGCTTGTAATCGCCCGATCATGGATAATTACATTTCAGCTCTGAACAGTCAATGGCATCCGGATTGTTTCGTTTGTAGG GATTGCCGCCAGCCCTTCATAGGGGGCTCTTTCTTCGACCACGAGGGACAACCGTACTGCGAGACCCACTATCACCTGAAGCGCGGTTCTTTATGCGCCGGCTGCCATAAGCCGATTTCAGGCCGTTGCATCACGGCCATGTTCAGGAAGTTCCATCCAGAACATTTTGTATGTGCGTTTTGTTTGAAACAGTTGAACAAAGGCACATTCAAAGAGCACACCGATAGGCCCTATTGCCACGCTTGCTTCGACAAGTTGTTCGGTTGA
- the LOC123312960 gene encoding leupaxin-like isoform X2: MKTQTGDLSLDQSFLEIDALLADLQSTIPGSGSLNSSRTSKQSPVGSPASRNESVYSTVSYEKSRALSDSKSPSLGQSTNNYYSPPEPPRKPGAYNNNLMELDNLLQDLSSSRYANLSDHGLNGSQNASFNGSGARSPHSRPSSAQSISNRPTVDSLLDSLDSGEVIYTGPQKVTITVKETKTETGFPGETELISSEVSTSKTPAASKATKELEELMASLSTSKGKQPIASPPEKIYPSKATQSQTSPAPKQNLDHMLGNLQADMSRQGVNTSQKGCCSACDKPIVGQVITALGKTWHPEHFTCNHCSQELGTRNFFEREGKPYCEIDYHNLFSPRCAYCNGPILDKCVTALEKTWHMEHFFCAQCGKQFGEDGFHEREGKPYCREDYFDMFAPKCGACNRPIMDNYISALNSQWHPDCFVCRDCRQPFIGGSFFDHEGQPYCETHYHLKRGSLCAGCHKPISGRCITAMFRKFHPEHFVCAFCLKQLNKGTFKEHTDRPYCHACFDKLFG, encoded by the exons ATGAAGACGCAAACCGGTGATTTGTCTTTGGACCAATCGTTTTTAGAAATTG ACGCATTGTTGGCTGACCTACAAAGCACCATCCCAGGGTCAGGTTCCCTCAATTCCTCCAGGACTTCAAAACAATCCCCAGTAGGAAGTCCAGCGTCCAGAAATGAGAGCGTTTATTCGACG GTTTCCTATGAGAAATCCAGGGCGTTATCCGACTCCAAGAGTCCGTCCCTTGGACAGTCCACCAACAACTACTACTCGCCGCCTGAACCTCCAAGAAAACCAGGTGCATACAACAACAACCTCATGGAACTGGACAACTTGCTCCAAGATCTCAGCAGTTCGAGATACGCTAACCTCTCTG ACCACGGGTTGAACGGGTCGCAAAACGCTTCTTTTAATGGATCTGGAGCTAGGAGCCCACATTCTAGACCTTCTAGTGCCCAAAGCATCTCCAATCGGCCCACAGTAGACAGCCTGCTGGACAGCTTAGATTCGGG TGAAGTTATTTACACCGGCCCCCAGAAAGTAACGATCACGGTGAAAGAAACAAAGACAGAGACTGGATTCCCCGGGGAAACCGAACTTATTTCTTCCGAAGTATCTACTTCGAAAACACCTGCTGCTTCCAAGGCTACTAAGGAGCTGGAAGAACTGATGGCTAGTCTATCTACGAGCAAG GGCAAGCAGCCAATCGCCAGTCCACCTGAGAAGATCTACCCTTCCAAAGCGACCCAGTCACAGACCTCCCCAGCCCCCAAGCAGAACCTCGATCATATGCTTGGTAACCTACAGGCCGATATGAGTCGCCAAGGGGTCAACACGAGCCAGAAGGGATGCTGCAGCGCCTGCGATAAGCCCATAGTGGGCCAGGTCATCACCGCCCTTGGGAAAACGTGGCATCCAGAGCACTTCACTTGCAACCACTGCTCCCAGGAGTTGGGCACCAGGAATTTCTTCGAACGCGAGGGAAAACCGTACTGCGAGATCGACTACCACAACCTGTTCAGCCCGAGATGCGCCTACTGCAACGGTCCCATTCTGGAT AAATGCGTGACGGCTTTGGAGAAGACCTGGCATATGGAACACTTCTTCTGCGCCCAATGCGGCAAACAGTTTGGGGAAGATGGTTTTCATGAAAGGGAGGGTAAACCCTATTGCCGTGAGGATTATTTCGACATGTTCGCCCCTAAATGCGGCGCTTGTAATCGCCCGATCATGGATAATTACATTTCAGCTCTGAACAGTCAATGGCATCCGGATTGTTTCGTTTGTAGG GATTGCCGCCAGCCCTTCATAGGGGGCTCTTTCTTCGACCACGAGGGACAACCGTACTGCGAGACCCACTATCACCTGAAGCGCGGTTCTTTATGCGCCGGCTGCCATAAGCCGATTTCAGGCCGTTGCATCACGGCCATGTTCAGGAAGTTCCATCCAGAACATTTTGTATGTGCGTTTTGTTTGAAACAGTTGAACAAAGGCACATTCAAAGAGCACACCGATAGGCCCTATTGCCACGCTTGCTTCGACAAGTTGTTCGGTTGA
- the LOC123312960 gene encoding paxillin-like isoform X5, with protein MSSSLRRRTPSPKTVTFDPSLPADMDRRSRRNFRSLNEWEKYLNALLADLQSTIPGSGSLNSSRTSKQSPVGSPASRNESVYSTVSYEKSRALSDSKSPSLGQSTNNYYSPPEPPRKPGAYNNNLMELDNLLQDLSSSRYANLSDHGLNGSQNASFNGSGARSPHSRPSSAQSISNRPTVDSLLDSLDSGEVIYTGPQKVTITVKETKTETGFPGETELISSEVSTSKTPAASKATKELEELMASLSTSKGKQPIASPPEKIYPSKATQSQTSPAPKQNLDHMLGNLQADMSRQGVNTSQKGCCSACDKPIVGQVITALGKTWHPEHFTCNHCSQELGTRNFFEREGKPYCEIDYHNLFSPRCAYCNGPILDKCVTALEKTWHMEHFFCAQCGKQFGEDGFHEREGKPYCREDYFDMFAPKCGACNRPIMDNYISALNSQWHPDCFVCRDCKKAVQGTTFYAVEGRAVCPKCIGADEAEDE; from the exons ATGAGTTCTAGTTTACGCAGGCGCACCCCCAGCCCTAAAACCGTCACTTTCGATCCCTCCCTGCCGGCAGATATGGACCGTCGATCCAGGAGGAATTTCAGGAGTCTGAACGAATGGGAAAAGTACTTGA ACGCATTGTTGGCTGACCTACAAAGCACCATCCCAGGGTCAGGTTCCCTCAATTCCTCCAGGACTTCAAAACAATCCCCAGTAGGAAGTCCAGCGTCCAGAAATGAGAGCGTTTATTCGACG GTTTCCTATGAGAAATCCAGGGCGTTATCCGACTCCAAGAGTCCGTCCCTTGGACAGTCCACCAACAACTACTACTCGCCGCCTGAACCTCCAAGAAAACCAGGTGCATACAACAACAACCTCATGGAACTGGACAACTTGCTCCAAGATCTCAGCAGTTCGAGATACGCTAACCTCTCTG ACCACGGGTTGAACGGGTCGCAAAACGCTTCTTTTAATGGATCTGGAGCTAGGAGCCCACATTCTAGACCTTCTAGTGCCCAAAGCATCTCCAATCGGCCCACAGTAGACAGCCTGCTGGACAGCTTAGATTCGGG TGAAGTTATTTACACCGGCCCCCAGAAAGTAACGATCACGGTGAAAGAAACAAAGACAGAGACTGGATTCCCCGGGGAAACCGAACTTATTTCTTCCGAAGTATCTACTTCGAAAACACCTGCTGCTTCCAAGGCTACTAAGGAGCTGGAAGAACTGATGGCTAGTCTATCTACGAGCAAG GGCAAGCAGCCAATCGCCAGTCCACCTGAGAAGATCTACCCTTCCAAAGCGACCCAGTCACAGACCTCCCCAGCCCCCAAGCAGAACCTCGATCATATGCTTGGTAACCTACAGGCCGATATGAGTCGCCAAGGGGTCAACACGAGCCAGAAGGGATGCTGCAGCGCCTGCGATAAGCCCATAGTGGGCCAGGTCATCACCGCCCTTGGGAAAACGTGGCATCCAGAGCACTTCACTTGCAACCACTGCTCCCAGGAGTTGGGCACCAGGAATTTCTTCGAACGCGAGGGAAAACCGTACTGCGAGATCGACTACCACAACCTGTTCAGCCCGAGATGCGCCTACTGCAACGGTCCCATTCTGGAT AAATGCGTGACGGCTTTGGAGAAGACCTGGCATATGGAACACTTCTTCTGCGCCCAATGCGGCAAACAGTTTGGGGAAGATGGTTTTCATGAAAGGGAGGGTAAACCCTATTGCCGTGAGGATTATTTCGACATGTTCGCCCCTAAATGCGGCGCTTGTAATCGCCCGATCATGGATAATTACATTTCAGCTCTGAACAGTCAATGGCATCCGGATTGTTTCGTTTGTAGG GATTGCAAGAAGGCAGTGCAAGGAACCACTTTTTACGCCGTTGAAGGAAGAGCCGTATGCCCAAAATGCATTGGCGCCGACGAAGCAGAAGATGAATGA
- the LOC123312963 gene encoding UPF0489 protein C5orf22-like has translation MDRTMYGKMQPSDWAHPYQCTIKNGTLPGCDRHQSQKSPKQIPIYIAEDHHRVVEFIHQMIKKKCLPISDNTFVHLDSHPDMLIPKDMPADFAYDAPKLYEAHDIENWIIPNCYNGIIRHVVWVRPPWANQIRNKNQTIYVGKCKETKTIRLECRENYYIAEGLYRPKGQLEEVKDVTLDCVTLGNQITSQTDDIKAIRALSKTIDKNPVVLDIDLDFFSTQNPFLNFYDKAGLYQRLQQLFSFTGPESYTDSQILEAQENRLSQMSKIEKLFLHLEKFKKLPDSEEANLSPLQAQVESLVEALSEHYPIEDIQWDLIYSAGCTIDDHELPHHVSTDEEIDVLLQSFSNFLDNLMEPPKIITISRSSSDDYTPLEQVDEIQDKVLRLLSSKFDCASPILAYMEEKSGDEEQEDSSTEE, from the exons ATGGACAGGACGATGTATGGAAAGATGCAACCCTCTGATTGGGCGCATCCTTATCAGTGCACGATCAAGAATGGTACTTTGCCAGGAT GTGACCGTCACCAATCTCAAAAGAGTCCGAAACAAATACCGATTTATATCGCCGAGGACCACCACAGGGTCGTCGAATTCATACACCAAATGATCAAGAAAAAATGCCTGCCTATCTCTGATAACACTTTCGTTCACCTGGACTCCCATCCTGACATGCTTATCCCCAAGGACATGCCTGCTGACTTCGCCTACGACGCCCCGAAGCTGTACGAAGCCCACGACATCGAAAACTGGATAATACCGAATTGCTACAACGGTATAATCCGACACGTCGTCTGGGTTAGACCACCATGGGCCAACCAGATACGGAACAAGAACCAGACCATTTACGTTGGTAAATGTAAAGAAACCAAAACCATCAGATTGGAATGCAGGGAGAATTACTATATTGCCGAGGGTTTGTACAGACCAAAAGGACAGCTGGAGGAGGTGAAAGATGTCACTTTAGATTGTGTGACCTTAGGAAACCAGATAACTTCCCAAACTGACGATATCAAGGCTATACGAGCCTTGTCCAAAACCATAGATAAAAACCCCGTCGTACTTGATATCGATTTGGATTTTTTCAGTACTCAAAACCCATTTTTAAACTTCTACGATAAAGCCGGTCTTTATCAACGTTTACAACAACTATTCTCCTTTACTGGTCCAGAGAGTTACACCGATTCCCAGATACTGGAAGCTCAGGAAAACCGTCTCTCTCAAATGTCCAAAATCGAGAAACTATTTCTCCACCTGGAGAAATTCAAAAAGTTGCCGGACTCCGAAGAAGCAAACCTAAGTCCTTTACAGGCTCAAGTAGAATCTTTAGTTGAAGCACTGTCAGAACACTACCCAATCGAAGATATACAGTGGGATCTGATTTACTCCGCTGGTTGCACTATCGACGACCATGAGCTACCTCACCACGTGTCTACAGACGAAGAAATAGACGTTTTATTGCAGAGTTTCAGCAACTTCTTGGATAACCTTATGGAACCTCCCAAGATCATCACAATCTCGAGGTCTTCCTCTGATGATTACACGCCTCTGGAGCAAGTTGACGAAATTCAGGATAAGGTGTTGAGGCTTTTGTCTTCTAAGTTCGACTGTGCGTCCCCCATTTTGGCTTATATGGAGGAGAAGTCTGGGGATGAAGAACAGGAAGATTCCTCCACAGAGGAATGA
- the LOC123312962 gene encoding UPF0489 protein C5orf22 homolog yields MADRNIGEPITPTEEQLPEFEELQEFEPPEEAVANVIEYVQSVAIPGGSEGENPQFNGHNFQSARQSKQIPICIVNENQDIIEFVHDMINKKFFPEHGSTLIHVDANPDLLAPNTMPADESFDHSMLYLQHNYDRWILPNCYNGIFKKIIWVRPPWSEHIREDSVTFKVGKHKESSYINVDCKQNYFIAECLWTTSDNLTDAKNITLDCITLGNELSYENDCPEYWRAVLGENQTVPTVLDIDLEFFITENPYLFLYENTIVYELLRELFVFIRPTSQTDEAVTETVEMRSEQFKEIETYFNHLTQHHKLPDPEDIPPSPIYEKVAEIMAELERHGHDLKDVDWDLLYDCGHSFGDHEHPHHVTNSAELDLLFKSFENFLDEFYEPPSIITIARSDLEGYAEIEDRLLELLNSKFNCAVPIVYDQGNAVGVDSDSTCVSEDVDERGTDELEEFLEFLTLQTGEVDNSDASNANLALPEGQDDEEDVSEL; encoded by the exons ATGGCCGATCGAAATATCGGAGAACCCATAACGCCCACCGAAGAACAACTCCCGGAATTTGAAGAGCTGCAAGAATTTGAGCCACCAGAAGAGGCGGTTGCTAACGTTATTGAATACGTACAATCTGTAGCGATTCCTGGAGGCAGCGAGGGGGAAAATCCTCAATTCAATG GTCATAACTTCCAATCTGCCAGACAGAGCAAGCAAATCCCCATATGTATCGTTAACGAAAACCAGGACATAATCGAATTCGTGCACGATATGATAAACAAGAAATTCTTCCCAGAACATGGCAGCACCCTGATCCACGTGGACGCAAATCCAGATCTGTTGGCCCCCAATACGATGCCGGCCGATGAGTCCTTCGACCACAGCATGCTGTACCTACAGCACAACTACGACAGGTGGATCTTGCCCAACTGCTACAACGGCATCTTCAAGAAGATCATCTGGGTGAGACCGCCTTGGTCCGAACACATAAGGGAGGACAGCGTGACGTTCAAAGTAGGAAAACACAAGGAAAGCAGTTACATAAACGTCGACTGCAAGCAGAATTACTTCATAGCTGAATGCCTCTGGACCACATCAGACAATCTGACCGACGCCAAGAACATAACCTTGGATTGTATCACCCTGGGCAACGAGCTGAGCTACGAAAACGATTGTCCAGAGTACTGGCGAGCGGTTTTAGGCGAAAACCAAACGGTTCCCACCGTCCTGGACATAGACCTCGAATTCTTCATCACCGAGAACCCTTACTTGTTCCTATACGAAAACACCATCGTCTACGAGCTCCTCAGGGAGCTCTTCGTCTTCATCCGGCCAACATCCCAAACGGATGAAGCCGTAACCGAAACGGTCGAGATGAGATCCGAGCAATTCAAGGAAATAGAAACCTACTTCAACCATTTGACCCAACATCATAAATTACCGGATCCTGAAGACATACCTCCCAGTCCCATTTACGAAAAAGTAGCAGAGATCATGGCAGAGCTCGAGAGGCACGGCCACGATTTGAAGGACGTGGACTGGGACCTTCTGTACGACTGCGGACACAGTTTCGGCGATCACGAACATCCTCACCACGTGACCAACTCTGCGGAGCTGGATCTGCTCTTCAAGTCCTTCGAGAATTTCCTGGATGAGTTCTACGAGCCGCCTAGCATCATAACGATAGCCAGATCTGACCTGGAGGGTTACGCCGAGATAGAGGATAGGTTGCTGGAGCTGCTAAACTCCAAATTCAACTGCGCAGTACCGATAGTCTACGATCAAGGCAACGCTGTTGGTGTTGACTCTGATTCTACTTGTGTCAGTGAGGATGTGGATGAAAGGGGTACCGATGAATTGGAGGAGTTTCTGGAGTTTTTAACGTTGCAGACGGGAGAGGTCGATAATTCCGATGCATCGAACGCAAATCTGGCCCTGCCGGAGGGCCAAGATGATGAGGAGGATGTCTCCGAACTTTGA